In the Xyrauchen texanus isolate HMW12.3.18 chromosome 47, RBS_HiC_50CHRs, whole genome shotgun sequence genome, ctcagctctgtaggaactgaattgaactgaactttgaaggtccaaaaagcatataaaagcagcacaaaattaatccagtgactccagtggttaaatgcatgtcttcagaagtattataataggtgtgcgtgagaaacagatcaatatttaagtccttttttactataaatctccactttcacctccACATTGTTCttttgctgattcacattcttaGTACATTTCGTCAcgtactggtcagggctggtcaaaggtggagatttatggttaaaaaaaaaaaaaacataaatattgacatgttttTCTCCCACACATACCATATCCCTTCTAAAGCTATgaattttaaccactggagtcactgtTATGCTGCTGTGGCATGGGGGCTTGGTCATGTGTCTGTGGAAGAGGGAaagtggtaaggcttgtcacatgggttgtaattactctaacacctgtctctcattatagtgatggtagagggagacctgataaggcctgatgccagagcatcagagtgagagagtgtgatcAGAAAGCACGACAGCCGAACCGAGAGTGTTTAATATTTAAGAGTGCTTAATTTGCCTGCAAGTGTTTTATGTTATCGATGGTTACTGTCAATTGTGTGCCTGAACAAACAAGTAAagagactgaccttgaacctgtttCGTCCACTCCTGACTCCTTTATTTCCCacgaacataaaatatcacagctgcctttatgtgctttttggagcttcaaagttttggccgcCATTCACTTTCACAATGTTTCACACCAGTGTTTCTCACCATTCACaatgtgtggacctacagagcaggaattttcttctaaaaatcttaatttgtgttctgcagaagaaagaaagtcatacacatctgggatggcaagagggagagcgaatgatgagagaaataaaatttttgggtgaactattcctttaactagctGGCTGAATACAGACAACCTGCGTTTAGcttaaagctttgaatggtcaaaACCAATAGAAAAATTTAAAAGGGGAGGCCATTgcaatttatagatattttaaataaatatccatATATAAAAGGCAAAGCAAGGATCAAATACTTCCCTATAATAGTATGGCTCTGTCCCAGCAAAACGGTAAAACATATTACTATTTAAATTTTTCTAGAAATTAGCAGTACACTAAATAATGTACACTAACTGCAGAGAGTCGCCCGTGTAGATCCAGCATTCTGTTTCAGTTGCAAAAAGGACAAAAGGAAACCCGTTTTCCCTGATCTATGAAAAATGTGCAGACACAATCCTTATTGAACTGGAGACTTGGAATTGCGTGGCACCAGGCTCTGAAAAATAGGGACACCAGTTCAGTTTGATAAATAAAACAACAGTAAGCTGATTCAACAGCAAAGGAACTGAAAGAAAGACACATTCTTaacataaaagaaagaaaagacaaacaAGGATCCAGCTGCTCTTGAATTGAAGGCAATCTGAGAGAATGTCTTTGAGAGCGTCTGAGGGCAAAATTATGCCTCTGACTCTCTAGGCTTCCAAAGAATGCCAAGTGAGTACCCTAGGaatgtgacatcatcatcatcaccactcCTTATCCACTTCTTGCTCCATTTTGATATGGGAAGACAAATGTGACTGTGGTTGAGTGGAAGAAATAATTTCTTGACTGCTCTGCACTTCCACCACTTCAATGTCGCCCTTGtcgtcttcctcctcctcctcctcctcttcctcttcctcctgctCTTGCTCCTGTTTCTTTTGACAGCAGGGCTTGTAGAGATGAGGGTCAATGAGCACCTCCCCAAAGCGACCTTTGTAGATGATGCCACAGCATACCCGCTGCCTATAGAGATTGGGTTTGATTAAATTAAATCCTCTTTTATGTAAAAGTATTTGAGATGAACTATGAAGGTCATACTCTAAAAattatagttcaccccaaaatgaaaattcatgtaCTCACACTTTATGCCATCCAGATGTGTGGCTTTTTAAATATTGTActcatattgtaatattttttgaaggatatctcagctctgtaggtccatacaagccAACAGGgtacaaaactttgaagccccaaaaagcacataaaggcagcataaaagtaattcatattaatccggtggtttaatctatgtcttctgaagcaatccaatccgTTTTGGATGAGAAccgaccaaaatataactcttgcagtctcttggcacaatcattatttcaagcttgattacacttcctagtgcttgacacatgcacagagtgctagatggaactaggaagtgtaatcgagcttgaaatcaagatCACCAAGGAGATtttttgtgaaaaaggagttatattttggtctgttctcacccaaaaccaattagattgTTTCTAAAGACAGTGATTAATCCACtgtagtcgtatggattacttttatgctacctttatgctttttttggagcttcaaaattttggccaccattcacttccattgtaaggacctaaagggctgagatattcttctaaaaatcttcatttgaggtctgcagaaggaagaaagttatgcacatctggtatggcatgagggtgagtaaatgttgacaacatttttgggtggacttcTTTAAAATCGGACTGATTCGAACATATATGTTACTCCGTAAAATACCTTTTCCAGTATGTCAGGTCCAAGAAGGAAAAAACTGGTGAGCGGGTGGAACCAGGAGCCAACTCCGAGTCAGAGCCTTCATCTGATTGGTTACTGTAGCTTGGCGACTGGGCTGGGCTGGCACTGGAGGTGGTGCTGTGAGCGTCAGAATCTGTTAATGAAGAACACAATGAGATTATTTAATTAAGCACATCTAAAGAACcctttcatgttgtttttaatttaagtATGTTAATTTTcctgtttaattcaaattatttttaaattactgtGTCTTTTTAGATCTTTCTGAAGCCGGCTGATCTGGTTTGGCCTGATCCGTCTGGACAGAGATTTGATTTTCTTTGATTTCACTGTAGTTTTCAAGCTGGGTCCCCCTCGTGCATCAACCACCTGTTTGGGATGATAACAATCTATAGACTCTACTGGGAAATACAAACAGCTAAATTTCTATATAAGGTTTAGTTAAATCAATGGCCAAATATATCTTTGACTATAtatttttgataacattttataatatgtttatatatgtgcACAGCCTAATGCGACCATAGAATGTGGGACATCAGATGGAGCTTACATGATTCCAGTTCTTTTTGGAACCGACAGGAAGCTTCTTCCAGCGTTTTACCAGCAGGACACAAGCATTGCAGATTTCACCTGAGCGAGTCTCGCCCAAACTGTAAAAGTACAccatttcatgttttagtttttaCACTTGCAGCATGCATGTAAATGACAATAACTGTCTTCTTgtatgaagaaataaaaaattttCAGAAGTCGAAATGCTCCACTACAGATCTACACATTCTGTAACCACATTAATGAAACCAGACAGATGTTATTACTGTGTTAGTGCAAATTAACTACACACAATTTAAATATAAAGCTTTAATCTAAAACGATTTACAAACGTAGAACATAAaatatttgtcatacaaaagtcaacaatatctgctgTACCACACTAGTGCAaatgaaagagacagacagttgaaattaaaattctctcataatttactcaccctcttaccttcccagatgtgtttgacttactttaCTCTGCAGAAcacatgatttttagaagaatatttctgctctgtgggtccatgcaatgcaagtaatTGGAAACCACAACTataaagttccaaaaagcacataaagacagtataAAGTATtcgataagactccagtggttaaatccatgtaatctaatcggttttgggtgagaacagaccaagcgctctgcacatgcatcaagcactaggaaatgtaattgTGCTGGAACTCCTGATCATGCCAAGAGATTGCAAtgccaagatgtacagtgaaaaagcagttatattttggtctgttctcacctaaaaccgtTTCCGTAATCTCTAACCGTTAATCACTTTAAAAgccattaaaccactggagtcatatggattactatttGCCTAAAAACTTactcaaatctggcaacccggtggtgtagaaatactattggtgaatgggcagtggacgggatcacacaggccaaaacataaacagaaattcctgccggaatggaaacttctatgaagaatatactggctgtagcattgttatcggagaagccagtatttcaacttagcatgtttcctaattttctaatgacatattacggtcattttatgatttagcacagtaaatatattacaaaaatagcaCCTtcaaggttctatttgttaacagtagttaatatgaactaacaatgagcaatacctttacagcatttattaatcttttcaacatatactaatacattgttcaaataaaacaaaaaaattcttaattgcaattgtaaagtgttatcgtaaattatttttatgctgactttgtgctttttagagcatcaaagttttggtcaccattcacttgcattgtgaaatattcttctacaaatctttgcttgtgttgtgcagaagaaagtaagtcatacacatctgggatggcatgagggtgagtaaatgatgagagaattttcatttttggttgaacaatccctttaagtgaaaaaaataaaacaaaacaataattaataCTCAACTCACCCAAAACAGCTCTGGAACTCTCTCTCGTAGCGTTTGCTGTCAGTGAACCGAGAGCTGGAGGATTTTGCCCTGCAGATGCAACATCCATCGAGGCTACGGTACATCTTCGGCTTATGAAAGCCAAACATCTGTAACCACATGGACATGGTTAGGAATAACAGGACCAC is a window encoding:
- the LOC127638996 gene encoding SIN3-HDAC complex-associated factor-like is translated as MFGFHKPKMYRSLDGCCICRAKSSSSRFTDSKRYEREFQSCFGLGETRSGEICNACVLLVKRWKKLPVGSKKNWNHVVDARGGPSLKTTVKSKKIKSLSRRIRPNQISRLQKDLKRHNSDAHSTTSSASPAQSPSYSNQSDEGSDSELAPGSTRSPVFSFLDLTYWKRQRVCCGIIYKGRFGEVLIDPHLYKPCCQKKQEQEQEEEEEEEEEEEDDKGDIEVVEVQSSQEIISSTQPQSHLSSHIKMEQEVDKEW